Below is a genomic region from Miscanthus floridulus cultivar M001 chromosome 1, ASM1932011v1, whole genome shotgun sequence.
CAGTTCCATGAGGATTTAAGCTCAAAGATCATTTGGGGGCCTCTTCAAACACTTTCAGTGTGGGTTGTAGATCAGGATACTGGCTCTGAGTGGCGACTTAGGAGGGATGAGCATGTGCAGCAAATGGTCAAGGATAGATGGGCTGACAGATTGGCTTTTCTTAATGTGGAAGTTGTGAACAAAAATCTGTGCAATGACAATGATAGCTCTGCTGCATCTAAGGGAGGTAGGTGTGTCTCTGGTGTGACTAGTGGCAATGAACCAAACACAGAACCTGTAGATGTTGAGGGTTTTGGTGATACCTGCAGCACCCCAACTCCTCCTCCTGAAGTGCCAGTAGCAATTGATTGGACTACTCTAGTCATACAAGAGAAGCCTGATGATGATGGTACTGCTACACAGCTTGTTGATGAGGAACAGATATATGAGGCTATGGGGTTCCAGCAGGCTGAGGCAACACAAGAACAAGGTGGTACAGAAGAGGTACCAATTCCAGCAATCCCTCCTGAAGTGCAGCAAGAAATGAATGAAGCTGCTGTGGATGTTGATGATACAGCTGATGAGGAGCCTTTGTATGAATGGGACAGGGACAATCCTGATATGAGTGTTGGCATTTGCTATCCTAATATTGATGAATTGAGGCTAGCTGTTAGGCAACATGCTATAAAAAAAGAGTTTGAGCTGCAAACTGAACACTCAGATAGAGATAGATACAGGGTTAGATGTGGTGCTCGTGGCTGTCCATGGAGACTTGTGGGTAAAACCCAGCATGATGGAAGTTGCAGGGTACATTTTCTGCAGTGACTTGCTtactgatatggttattattgctGGTTTCTTACTGATCTTAGTTCATTATGGTCTGTCCAACAGTTCCTAACTATAATGTACCATGTTTTCTGTTTTTTGCAGATTCAAATAAATACTGGGGGGCACAAGTGTGCATCTACAACAAGGGTTGAGGACATAACAATGGCCAATATCAAATGGGTAGCAGAAAGGGCAGTTCAATTCTTGAAGAAGAAGCCAGGAATGGGGGCTACAGAAATGAAGAAAGAGTTGAAGTTCAAGTATGGGATTGATGTCAACTACCACACAGTGTACAAAGGGACAAAGAGAGCATCTGACAAGTTATTTGGTAAGATCAGTGATTCTTTTGATTGGTTGTATAGGTTTAAGGCTGAAATTGAATTGAGATCACCTGGTAGTGTGGTAGAGATAGACACTACAACTGATGAAGAAGGCAAAGTTAGGTTCAGTAGATTTTTCTGTGCATTCAAAGCATGTATAGATGGATTTGTGAATGGCTGCAGGCCTTATATTAGTATGGACTCAACAGCCTTGAATGGCATGTGGAATGGCCACATGCCAGCAGCCTTAGCTTTAGATGGACACAATTGGATGTTTCCTCTTGCATTTGGGTTCTTTGAATCAGAAACAAAGGACAATTGGGTTTGGTTcatgcaacaacttagaaaagcaATTGGACCAATGGATCCTCTAGCCATCTGTACAGATGCATGCAAGGGGTTAGAGTCTGCTGTAAAGCTGGTTTTTCCTCAAGCAGAGATGAGAGAGTGTTTCAGGCATTTAATGGAGAACATGAAGAAGTACTATAGTGGTGATGTATATGGCAAGAACATGTGGCCTGCAGCTAGAGCATACTCTCCACACAAGCACAAGTATTTTTTTGACAAGGTGTTGGCAGCAAGCCAAGGAGTGCAGAAGTGGTTGGATGAGCACCATCCATTTCTTTGGGCAAGAAGTAAGTTTTCACCTGACATCAAGTGTGACTACATAAACAACAATCTAGCTGAAAGTTGGAATTCTTGGATCAAGGAGCATAAGGACCTGCCTCTGCATTGCATGGCAGATGCTATAAGGGAGAAGATAATGGTGTTGTTTGGCAAAAGAAGGAAGATTTCTCTAGCCTTGCCTCAGGGTATATTACCTGCTGTCATTCTTCAGCTGAATGCTGCCTCTAGGGGACTGGGACACATGAACATTACAAAAGGTCACCCAACTGAAGCTGAAGTGACAGAGGTTTACAAAGATGAAGATGTAAGGAGACATGTTGTATACTTACCTCAGAAAATTTGCACTTGTAGGCAGTGGCAGCTAACTGGTAAACCATGTCCACATGCACTGACTGTAATTACAAGCATGAGGCAGCCTGACATGGGCTCATATGTGGACAATTGCTACTCAGTGGCTAAGTTCCAAGCAGCTTATGCTGGAATAATACCAAGCATAACTGATAGGAATCAGTGGCCTGAAGATAAGAAGGGCTACAAAGTGCATGCTCCAGtacagaaagagaagaagaaaaagccTGGAAGGTTGAGGATAAATAGGATTAAACCAGCAAGTGAGACAGGAGGCAGAGCTACTAGGCAAGTGCAGTGCCCAAACTGTAAGGAGTATGGTCACAGGGCTACTAGCTCCAAGTGTCCCCTCAATGGGACTAAGAAAAGGTGCCCTCTCACTGTAAGATGTAACATGCATTAACCTTTTATTTTCTGTCTAAACTAACAAGTGCTTATTAACTTATGCAGGAAAAGAACTAAGAAGAAGATTGCCaaggttgggaggaagaagaccaAGACAAGTGCAGATGGTGATGATGCACCCACTCCAAGGACAAGGGGAGCACTGGCTAGGGAGGCAGCAGAAAGAGCAAGGAGGGATGCAGAAGAAGCTGAACTACTTGCAGCAGCAACAAGGGAAAAGGCAGAAGCAGCAGCTAGGGAATTAGCTGAGGCTACTACAAATGAATATGAAGCAGCATTTGAAGAAGAAGCAGGGCTGTCACTGATCCCTTTAGCCACTGTTGCCCCAGATCCATCTATAGCTGCAGCAACAGCAAGAAGGTGATCATGCAATCTTGTTTAGGCTACTGGATTGGAACTATTCCTGACCATAAATCTTACTGTGAGTTTTGTTCCATGACAGGGCACTTTTCCTAGAAGAAGAGCTACATGCTGGACCTGTGAAGAAAATGAcacccaagaagaagaagttggcAACCAAAGTGAAGAAAACTCTACCAGCTAAGAAGAAAGGAGGCAATTGGAATGGCAAGGGCAAGGGCAGGGCCAAGTGACCAATCCTGTTATTTTGAACTTTGTGTGAAGTACTTTGTCATGTAATCTGTGTTATGGGCACAAAATTGATAGCATTTGGCCCTATTTGGATGTGAAAAACATCAAAATCATGAACTTATGTAATGGCTCTTAGTTAGCCACTATCTAATGCCAGGATCATGAACTTATGTAATGCCTATGTGCATTATTGCTCTAGTCTGTTTATTTGTTGTTGTTTCAATGATCCTTGACTGTCATTCATAATATGCTAATTTTGCCATCTCCAAATTGTTGCTGTCATTAACCAAGAACAATCACAAAATGATAAAGGACTGCAACTGATCATTCACATATTATGAATGAGTGGGCCGAGCAGCCTGGCCGGCCCGTTCTGGCCAAGTGAAACCAGGGCAGGGGCAGCGTCGTCTTTTCCTGTGTGGGCCCGGCCACGGATCCAGCGTGTCAGGGCGGTCTGGACTGCCACGTCGGAAAAAGTGGTAAAACGGCAAGAGGCCAATCTTAAGAGTGATGAACTTGAAAGACCAGCCCTAAGAGTGCCAAACCGG
It encodes:
- the LOC136516948 gene encoding uncharacterized protein, whose amino-acid sequence is MYHVFCFLQIQINTGGHKCASTTRVEDITMANIKWVAERAVQFLKKKPGMGATEMKKELKFKYGIDVNYHTVYKGTKRASDKLFGKISDSFDWLYRFKAEIELRSPGSVVEIDTTTDEEGKVRFSRFFCAFKACIDGFVNGCRPYISMDSTALNGMWNGHMPAALALDGHNWMFPLAFGFFESETKDNWVWFMQQLRKAIGPMDPLAICTDACKGLESAVKLVFPQAEMRECFRHLMENMKKYYSGDVYGKNMWPAARAYSPHKHKYFFDKVLAASQGVQKWLDEHHPFLWARSKFSPDIKCDYINNNLAESWNSWIKEHKDLPLHCMADAIREKIMVLFGKRRKISLALPQGILPAVILQLNAASRGLGHMNITKGHPTEAEVTEVYKDEDVRRHVVYLPQKICTCRQWQLTGKPCPHALTVITSMRQPDMGSYVDNCYSVAKFQAAYAGIIPSITDRNQWPEDKKGYKVHAPVQKEKKKKPGRLRINRIKPASETGGRATRQVQCPNCKEYGHRATSSKCPLNGTKKRCPLTVRCNMH